The sequence below is a genomic window from Bombus pyrosoma isolate SC7728 linkage group LG9, ASM1482585v1, whole genome shotgun sequence.
GAATGATTTTGACTCGGGCTTTGATGAAAGTGAGGACTGCTACCGTCTTGCGATATTTCACCCACCGCTGGTTCTTCGTACTTTCCTCTTTTGAAGCGACCGTATAAGGAAGAGTAGGGCAGGTTGTAGTGAATAGCCGCTTGGTTGATGCTCATATGGCCTAACCTGAAAAGTCGTGAATAAATGGAAGAAACCACTGAATTTCTCGTGCGTTTTTTACGAAACCACCGATCTTATAGATGATACATGCTTAGAGAAGTTGCGTCAcggtaaaatagaaaaagagaaaaaggaaaagtagcAGAATGAAACGTGTCGTTTGAAAggataatatgtattataagaAGAACGATATGAAGAAACGGTAATTTACCTGACAGCTTCGAGAGCTTCGGTCATAGCATCTTCGCTCCACGGTGTAGGATTACTCCTACTGAGTTCAATGCCTTCTCTTTTGCATCGACCATATAATGTTCCCGTCGGTATACCGAATTCCGTGGAAGCTCTCTGTACTGACGTTTGACCAGAACGTATCGCTTCGAGAGCACGATCTAGATCGGCGGGCGACCAGGTTGTGGGACTTGCGTTGAATGGCGCAGCCAGCCTGATACCTTCTCTTCTCGCGATTTTGTACAAGGTACTCGACGGTATACCAAACGCCTTTGAAGCTTTGTTCGCCGATATCGTTCCGGTCCGTAACGCTTCTAGCGCGCTGTTTAAACTCTCGTCACTCCACGACTTAGTAGGCCCGTCTTTTTTTGGAGTATCGATGCCCAGTCGATGTGCTCTTTGCCATAAAGTTGTCGACGGTATACCGAACGTTGCTAAAACGATCGCGACACCACTGGATTAAATAAGAGAACGCTGAGAAAGTTTGTTAACGGACTAACCGTAGGCTCGCGTGTACTAGCCGAGCGAAAAAAAGTGGTGCGTGCTTTTGAATTACCGGAGGCTTTCGTAAGGCTCATATCGTGATTTCGTAAGGCTTCCAAAGCGGCATCCATATCCTCTTGCGTCCACGATTTCGAACCATGATGATGAGAGCTGGATTGTCCGGGATGACCCCTCGAGTTATTTTCACCGGAATCCGAGTGAACCGAACTTCCAGAAGGCATTAATCCAAGCAACTCCGGTGTGATCATCATCATGTTGTCGCTATCGGCCGCGTTCTTTGAACTGACGCTCGCTCGATCCGACATGTGGctatcgatatcgatcgtGTCCGACGAATCCATCGTGTGCAACGTTTCGAACTTGATCTTCACACTGTCACAATTTTGGATCTCTGCGAACAGATCCGAAAAACAATACAGTTTCAATGAATGCCTCCTTCGGTTAAAAGAGTCTGCATAACATCGAGCCGCAATATCGTGCCGGAATAACAAATCGCGGTGTTTCTTCTAATCTCGTTTATCCGGATTCTATGATCTAGACCGTAGACGATATCGGTATCGTCGACGTCGCGCATCGCAACCTTGTGCCGGAGAAAGGAGCGTGCCACCGAAAGCAAAGTTGAACGCATGGACTAAACGAGGTAGCGTGGGCTGTTGCGAACCGAGCAACGTAAATCTAATCGCAACTTGTTAAGCTCGATTAGACcgattattttaattcccTCCCTGTCTAATAACCAACTACGGTTTTATTTCCCCCCCATATACGATTCACGCCGAGTTCGACATAGTGGAAAAAACGATACAACATCGATACACGGACGATCATGGGGTACTGATAGAGCGACCGTGAAtgtcgatataaatattaatagcaaCCGCACCTGTGGAATGATGATCCGGGTCCCTTAAATGTGTAATCGTAGTACCGACCAATGTGGCACTTGGTGGTGTAGGTTGAGTTTCTGGAGGTAGGTCAACCTCTCCGGGATCCGGATGATGACCGTAATGACCGAGGCCTGTATGACAAAACATGTcaccttttttatttcaagtgaAAACGGTCTGCCCAGTGCGTTGCCGTAAATCTGTAAGTCGCCCCACACCTAAAATCCGCCACGAATATTTCGCTATTCTTTCGTATAATTTAGTTGCAAATTAacaaagaaggagaaagaaaaaagagctTAATGCAATCTATAGTaataagtacatacatatgtactatACTGTTGACACAGATGTGTGATAAACGATGTTACGCTTTTACGTGGAAGCAAAAGGATCCAGGTGTGGGGCCCGTATCTCATTATCGATTACTTAccgttgttattgttgttgctCGTATTGTTACCGTTGCCGTTGCTGCTAGcgttgttattattgttgttgttgttgttgttgttattgttattattggTGGTGCCAGTAGTGGTACTATTGTTACTGCTACGTTGGCAAGTTTCCAAGACTACTGCTCCCGCGGTTGCCTCCGTGCACTCCTCATCTTCGGGTTGCCAGTCTATGTGATTCTGCGAAATATCCGGTACGAATTTAGCGACGACCGTGACGAGATCGCCTCGTCGCTTTCAAGACGGCTGTCGCGTTCTTACGTTCTTTGGTTTTTCCAAAGCTTCGCGCGTTCATCGACATCGCCGCTTACCTCTTTGTTCTCCCAATCGTAGTTTTCGTTCGATTCCTCTTCTTTGTACCGATCGTAATGCCTCGAATCCGTAGCGCGAGGTTCGAACGTGGTTCTGGGCCTCTTATACCTTGGATGATGTCTCTTCAACTTGGTGAAATTTATTCTAGGAGTACCGGGTTCTCTTGGCGGCGAACTCAGACTTACCGATGGTGGCCCGTCTCTGCTTTCAGGTACCTCGCACAGTCCTTTGATCTTTAGCTGATCGGCTGTTTTTAACAGTGACTGTAACATAGATAGCATACAATTGTAAGCAGGTTTATTCGACCACCATATACTCGATTTGTCTTTGAAATCGCAGATTCGTTTTTATAAGATCGCCGAGAATGCAACTAAATATTCGCTTAGACTGACGATTAGATAAAAGTCCGAACGACGTAATCGTCGCGATCAATTGCAAAGAAGTTTCGGGTGTATTTTGCTTGCACGACGAATACAGCAAACGTACGGAGATTCGTCGATTAAATCGGGAATGAAGCAAAAAGTAGCCGATCTAGATGAATCGTACttcgaaaaagaataaagagagaaaaaaaagaagagcacgagaacgaaagaaaaagaaaaaaaagaaaaaaaacagacTGGCTAGACTGGGTTCGCATATTCTGAGTAAAAGCTCGTCATCCTTACGGCTCGTTTCAGTGGGTACGGTTTCATCTTGCGATTGCCGCTTGCGGTGGCTCGGTCTAAAATCAGTATTCGCGATCCAGTTTCGGCGTACGACGACGATTCACCGGCACGGTGCGTCGACCCGTATCGAGCAGCGCAACGGGCTCCTCGCAAGAACGACATTCACCTCACCGGTCTCTTTAACCTTGAACCGCTAGTAAGGGAACTAGGCAACtaaacgaggaagaaaggagaggCAAGAAATAAACGGGAAAAAGAAAGTGGAGGAAAAgaggagacagagagaaaaccTAAATAGAAGAAAGGGGGTAAAAGAGAGGAGTGAACGTTAAGAAGTATGGAAGAGTAAAgggaataataatttgtaagttAAGTATACTCGTATTTCTAAGATACTGCATTCGTCCACGTGGcaatgacaatgaatttaaattgcaaGCAACGAACAAtagaaactatatatatatatatataatacaacatCGACATGGATAGACgaatataaaataggaaaagaaagtCAATGAAAAAAGGATTCCTTACAGGAAATAGGAagtaggaaagaaaaggaacgaagaacGAGCGGgccaacgaacgaacgagaccGAGGTTCGCGTTGAAGTTGaggttttctcttctttaatcAAGGCAGGGGTGGTGCGATTAGGCGGGGTCGGCAAAGAGACAAGCAGCATGAGAGCGCGGCTATGGTAGCGGCGGCGGCGATGGCAacgcggcggtggcggcgatggtggtggtggtggtgatggtggtggtggtggtggtggtggtggtggtggtggtggtggtggtggtggcggcggcggcggcggcggcggtaACGACGCGGCTAGGAGGGGGTGAGGAAGCAGAGGAAGAGTTAGACGATGGAAACGGTGGTTCAGGTGGGGGTTTAGGCAGACTGTGTCGGGGGTGTTGGCGGCGACTGGAAACGTGGAGCGTGGGTGGAAAACTGGGTGGCGCTAGGTAGGACTACGTTTGCCAGTGTcaggaagagaaggagagtAGTGTAACGAGAAAGCGAGAGGTACAAAAGTGGAGAGGACGCGGAGGAGGAGAtgggaaaggaaagagaaggggGGAGGGAGTGAACCAGCGATTGAGTGAGCgacggagagaaagagggggACAGAGGCAAAAACGCCCGCAGGAAGAATGGGGAGGCCTCCGACGCGGCTGTCGCGGCCCCAGGGCCGTATCGACCACCCCAAACTCTGATCCTCTTCTCAACATTCGCGACGGCATGGGCACCGATATGACTTCCAGCCGTTTCCACctatacatgcatatattttGAGATTCATTCTGTGGGTCTTgatctctttcttctttcatcgttatcatcattatcatcgtcatcgtcgccgtcgtcgtcatcaccatcatcaccatcatcaccaccatcatcatcatcatcatcatcatcatcaccacCACCATTCTTTCACACTTTATCCCATTCGCTAAATGCAAAGAAAGCTTCAGAAAGCAAGGATATGTATAATCCGGTTGAAATATTCACAAATGTTCTCAGGCTTGACGAGATATGAGAATTCATGCTATCGATTGAAAGGTAATCGAACTTTCACGTTGGATGCATGTACAGCGATTACCGACACTAGCATCATCTTGACATGAAAATACAACTTGCACTCGCAACGATTGTGACAGGACAGTTTTAGAAGCGGTCTCTGCAAACGATCTTTCGATGCTACAGTCTCTTTCCCGTAACTCAACGATTTAAAATTGGCGATGTCAAAGTTGCAAACCGATAGCCTATGTAAGTACAAAGATTCGATTATTGTATTGCAAGCGAACGGAGAAGATGCATTTGTTCGcggattaattaaacgaataaagaaggaaagaagcgTTTAGAAAGGTGCGATGCTTTAACAAACGATAAAGGCAGCGGcgatgacgacgatgacgacgacgacgacgacgacgacgacgacaacgacgacgatgacgacgacgagaGCGAGGACGAGAGCGAGGATGAGGGCGAGGGCGAGAGTGAGGGTGAAGGTGAGGTTGAGGATGAGGGTGAGGGTGAGGGTGAGGGTGAGGGTGAGGGTGAGGGTGAGGGTGAGGGTGAGGGTGAGGGTGAGGGTGAGGGTGAGGGTGAGGGTGAGGGTGAGGGTGAGGACGAGGACGACGGCGACGGCGACGGCAATTTGGAGAACCACGAACGTTGGGCGATGGGTAGAGTTGTACGTGTGCTGGTGTAGGGGTTAGGGAGAGTGGGTGGGTAGTTGGTTGGTTCGGCGGTGGATGCATAGGGGTGGTGCCATCGGTTCGGAGGCAAGAGGGAAAGACACCGGCAGAATCCAACCTCACCAATCAATACTTAGGGTTCAAGGGCATCGCCCGACCAATTATCCCAGACTAATTGACACGAGACAAGGAAAAAAGGATTCCTCCTATACTTCCTTCCTTTCGTGATTTTCGCGACCGACAACGATGACAAGATTTTCCAGGATCGTTGCAAGAACGGCGCGCCACTGAGGCCGGTAATCAGCGAGTAAGACGCTGCGAGAAACGTATTTCCTTCCGATAGAATCAAACCGAACGAACGTTCGTCCCGTTCATGCCTTGGAGAATACTTTCAGAAAATAGGCttaaaagaatttgtttttcaaacCGGTAGACGAGAGCGTGTATGTatcttttaaatgtaaattagtAAAGTGGAATCAAGCTAAAGTGGATAAAAGGTGAGAGGGATAAGGAAGCGTTGGCGAAAGATTCTTACACGGAAATGGAAGGATGTGGATTCGTGTTCTTTCGTGAAAAGAAATAAGGGGGCGACAAGAGAAGTTCAACAGGTGTAAATCCGCAAAATGATCGACCGTGGAAACGTTTCACGAGAATAGGAAGGACGCGAAGGGGTGGTTGGGGGCTTGGTTCGTAAGAGACGGCGAAAGGTACGCGTTACACAACCATGCTGGTACGAAGAGACTTCCCGGTTGGAGAAGAAGAGCAGAAAAACtgagagagagggaaaataacatgaaagagagaaacgagagaagatAAGCAAAGAGGAGAACGTACGGGGGAATCCCCGAAGATAGTCCTAGGGTCGTCTCCGCTATTACGAATACGGCGTCATAACGGAATTGATAATGTAACGGGCGTCACGAACATAaccttcctctcttcttctccacGCTACATAACCTCCTTTCTGAATGGGAGTGTGACTCTCGCCACCACGTGCTTTTCGAACAAGTAGCGACAACAAGTAGATGCCGGatcgtggaatttttattatttttgatacAAAACTCAAAATTTACATCTTAACGTACGTCTTTTCACGCGACATTCTATGTTATTTTTTCCCTTCGCAATAATTTCGTCCCTCGTCTTCCGCTTTTGCGACaccatatttttttttattttattatgccGCGAAAGTTATTCGAAAAATCATCGTTTACGCGTCGATTTGTGTTTGAGAATTTGACTAGCAGTTAACAAAAGCGTGCGTTAGTTTACGACCATTTAAATGGTAAAGATTTAAGCGAGTAAGATAAGGTTCTCGTCGAATGTTTACAAATGTGAAGCGGAGAAGCCTGATAATGCGAATGGTGTAATTTCGTACACATTTCACAGGATTCTTACGTTATGCGCACGTTGCATGTATGCATAGACGCATGCAGACATGTAAACGCATTAACTCGATCATTATCATACTCTATAATTATTCATCATTCGcagaaaatcaataaatttactCATCCAGAACCGAATGAgttaattttataactcaCAAATCACATAGGCACTATATGTTTGACGGAAAAGAACGGGACTGAATGCACTTGACACGAATTCATTGATTCAAGCACTTTAACATTTCACTATTCGAAACTCGTAAACTTTCTATGAACGTACCTTAATTTAGCAAAATTATCCGAACAAGCGATGCCGTTTGATTAAATCATCGAGGGTGACGATTATGCGCGACATGTTGTTTCCACTGCACACACGACACTTCACTCGTTTGATCGATGCTGCGTGCATcgtaattcatatatttattccaaAGTAAATTATCCAAATGTCGCACACTTGGCAAACACTTTGCGCCGAGTCGTTGCATCTTTGCTTCATTCAGAAAAACAGACAAACACTAATAGATAATCACGAGGTTTCTTCGTATTGGTAGATTATCACGTTATAATTGATCATGGTATAGATCTAGTTAATAATATGCAGATTTGTTATGCTTCATACGCACTGCTAtgtatactaaaatatttcgaaccACGATAGTTCACGTGCACGATACGGTCGTCCAAGATTCGGCGGGCAATAGTATGTGTCGTGTATCCATATAAAACTTTCgcctccttttctctttcctctgctctctctttcttcctttgttcCCCTCACCATCCGCCTCTGTCACTTTCTTTGTGAGTTGCGAAAACTTTATCGCAGCAATACCCATTCTATGGCAAGTAGCAATAACGCGACGCGTCTGCCGAGACATACTCCTATCCTGATGCAAAGGAACTTGTATCGTTTATCACTTACCTGACTGCGATATTCCGTAGACGAACGATCCCTCGTTGAAAATGTAAAGATGTACACAGAAGGAGGACGGTGAAGACAAAACAGgatgaaatggaaaatgaagcgaggaaagagagagaaatgggAAAAATTGGACGAATGGATGGAGAATAAACGATGGAGTGAGTAACTATGAcagggaagaaagaagagaaagagagaaaagaagaaacaaagcgaaagataaatagagaaagagcggaaagaagaaagaacggaagaaggagaggaggaagagaaagtgGACGATAAGCTAGAGAATGAGGAACAGGTagcgaaggaagaagagaaggagaaagagatagaagagaaagacgaaggatgtggaaaagaaaaagatacagGAGAAAGGGTAATAGGATGAGGAgatgaaagagaaggaagaagaagaggtgGAGGAGGAAGAGGCGGAGAAGGTGAAGaatgagaagaagaaaaaggggaaaaataaaaaggaaaggaagaggaggaggagttGCAGAAGGAGGAGGGGGAGGAGGAGGAGCAgggggaggaggaggaagaagaagaagaagaaaaagcggCGCAGAAGTCACGACGAGAAAACGAGGTGATATCAGCGTTAGTAGAGTCGACGTCGTGAAAAAGCCAGACGAAACCGTGTACGAGGAGGTTACGACCACGTAGAACGAGAGGATAATTCCTGGCAGGGCCCGATCTCCTACGCGGCGAAGCCCAACGAAAGTGAAATGGCATTCGGCGCTCCGTGCTGAGGGCGCACGGCATTCGGAGGAGCGAGGAGATGAAGAGGACGCGGCGAAGAGCGGGAGGAGGCAGAGGCAGAGGCAGTGGCAGAGGCAGCGGCAACGGCAGCAGCAGAGCCAGAGCCAGAGCCAGAAccgaggaggaagaggaggagaaggaggaggaagaggtggcggcggtggtggtggcggcggcggcggtggcggcggagGACGCCGCGAAATTCGCCGACGCGACGAACAAGGATGGATTCAGGCCGCGCTCGAGCGCGTACAACGAGGAACAGACTTGTGGGGGATGCGTGCTCGGCAGTGGACAGAGAGCGATTGAGCATACGCGtggagcgagcgagcgagccaGCGCACCTGACCAGTCCCCGAGAGAGCGGGGAAAGGGGTTGAAAACCGGCGGGTGGCAGGCTCGTTGGAGGAAAGCGGCGCACGGTGAGGGGAGCGGGACGACACAAGTCCGTTCAGTGGAAGGGTGATAGAGAGCATCGAGTACGAGAGGTGGGAACGGGGATCGGCGGAGAGGCAAGTCTGCGGTGTTTGAGAGAAGCGCGCGCTCGCCTCTGACGGTTAAGCGACGAACATCGACGAGCAGTTCCCGTGGGAGCGAGTAAGACTTTCTCCGGCCGAACAAAAACAGAAATACAGTCTGTGCCCGAATGAACGAGACGGAATATAGAAGACGAAGAGCTGAAACGCGTTTGGCCACGGCAGAACGGAGACGGATGCAAGGTTCGCgagagaataaaaaaggatGGAATCGTGGCTCTACCATCGGTACGACAAAGCTAGCGTTATATACTCGCGTGAACACGCTGGTCGTGACTATATGTGCATATATGCGTGCATACATGACATAGacaaagagagggagaggagGAGGGGATGAGCGCTGCAGTGATGTATACCTAAAGTTAGGATCCTGTTTTCCATGCGTTATAATTGAACTACGAaccaatttatatttttaatcggcTTTGAGATGCAAATAAGAAAGTACGATAGTGTTAAGTAATATACATTATGATAGACTTTTGCTTAcacgaaagaaggaaaagccGTGTCGAGAAAGAAGATTTGTAGCTTGTTTTTGCTcaagtttatatatatgtgtatatttgtGTTTTCAAGAAAACTACAAGTTTATTAATTGGATGGCATGTTGAAAATGCGAAGAAACACTCGACGAAGATCAAATCGTCTTCactttcgatgaaatttgttaaatagaGCCAACGTGAAATAATGAGGGTCCTTCGAGGCCGGCCCTGTATCGAGCAGACTCGACTTTATTCCATTCGATTCGACGTAACTCGATTCACGATCGAGACGATGAGTTGCATGGTCGAGGAAAGAGAGCTTGATTTCGGGAGAGCGAACAGCGTAGGAAAGGACAGAAGGAccgaaacaaagaaagatagaaaggaagaaagaggacaCGAGACATGAATTGCAGTGCTTGCGCGGACAAAGGGAATCTGCGGCGGCTCCAGGCGCGTCCCTACGCACACGCGAGTTTACTGTACACTGTACACGCATGCATGAATAACGTCCAAGTATGCGCACGCATGCACGCCACTGTAGAAAACCGCGTGTCTAAAGTCGACGCGACGGAAGAAGCGCGAATTCTCTTGTTTCTCCCCGTTCGACATTGCCGCTTGCCCTTCCACCCCTTCGCAGGATCTTCTTCTCCGTCACTCTTCTCTGCGTTTCTCTTCTTGCActccttttcatttcttctcctctcttcgcTTTTCTTCTAGTTTGCATCTATTAAGAGGAATAAAGAAAGCACGATCACGAACCCTGTGGTGCGAATCACGCGTACGTTGCTTACTTTGGTGCGTTGTCTTGCACCCTTCCGATCCCTTTTCCCGCTCCGGAACAGAAAAAGATTATTAGTTGTAATTACCAATAATTTCGACTATGCGTACAGGCTTACCGAAAACGCGACGACAGAGAGTAGGTGAGTCTAGTAGCAATCGAGACGCATATCACGCATAGATGTTCAAAATGTCCGTCACGATGCTGTT
It includes:
- the LOC122570549 gene encoding protein bric-a-brac 2-like isoform X3, with the translated sequence MAGQHYCLRWNNYQSNMTSVFHQLLQTEAFVDVTLACNEASLKAHKVVLSACSSYFQKLLLSNPCKHPTIIMPQDVCFNDLKFIIEFVYRGEIDVSQAELQSLLKTADQLKIKGLCEVPESRDGPPSVSLSSPPREPGTPRINFTKLKRHHPRYKRPRTTFEPRATDSRHYDRYKEEESNENYDWENKENHIDWQPEDEECTEATAGAVVLETCQRSSNNSTTTGTTNNNNNNNNNNNNNNNASSNGNGNNTSNNNNNGDMFCHTGLGHYGHHPDPGEVDLPPETQPTPPSATLVGTTITHLRDPDHHSTEIQNCDSVKIKFETLHTMDSSDTIDIDSHMSDRASVSSKNAADSDNMMMITPELLGLMPSGSSVHSDSGENNSRGHPGQSSSHHHGSKSWTQEDMDAALEALRNHDMSLTKASATFGIPSTTLWQRAHRLGIDTPKKDGPTKSWSDESLNSALEALRTGTISANKASKAFGIPSSTLYKIARREGIRLAAPFNASPTTWSPADLDRALEAIRSGQTSVQRASTEFGIPTGTLYGRCKREGIELSRSNPTPWSEDAMTEALEAVRLGHMSINQAAIHYNLPYSSLYGRFKRGKYEEPAVGEISQDGSSPHFHQSPSQNHSSAVPDQMPYQGS
- the LOC122570549 gene encoding protein bric-a-brac 2-like isoform X2 is translated as METDRYWGVHYSGGMAGQHYCLRWNNYQSNMTSVFHQLLQTEAFVDVTLACNEASLKAHKVVLSACSSYFQKLLLSNPCKHPTIIMPQDVCFNDLKFIIEFVYRGEIDVSQAELQSLLKTADQLKIKGLCEVPESRDGPPSVSLSSPPREPGTPRINFTKLKRHHPRYKRPRTTFEPRATDSRHYDRYKEEESNENYDWENKENHIDWQPEDEECTEATAGAVVLETCQRSSNNSTTTGTTNNNNNNNNNNNNNNNASSNGNGNNTSNNNNNGDMFCHTGLGHYGHHPDPGEVDLPPETQPTPPSATLVGTTITHLRDPDHHSTEIQNCDSVKIKFETLHTMDSSDTIDIDSHMSDRASVSSKNAADSDNMMMITPELLGLMPSGSSVHSDSGENNSRGHPGQSSSHHHGSKSWTQEDMDAALEALRNHDMSLTKASATFGIPSTTLWQRAHRLGIDTPKKDGPTKSWSDESLNSALEALRTGTISANKASKAFGIPSSTLYKIARREGIRLAAPFNASPTTWSPADLDRALEAIRSGQTSVQRASTEFGIPTGTLYGRCKREGIELSRSNPTPWSEDAMTEALEAVRLGHMSINQAAIHYNLPYSSLYGRFKRGKYEEPAVGEISQDGSSPHFHQSPSQNHSSAVPDQMPYQGS
- the LOC122570549 gene encoding putative uncharacterized protein DDB_G0282129 isoform X4 encodes the protein MSFLRGARCAARYGSTHRAGESSSYAETGSRILILDRATASGNRKMKPYPLKRASLLKTADQLKIKGLCEVPESRDGPPSVSLSSPPREPGTPRINFTKLKRHHPRYKRPRTTFEPRATDSRHYDRYKEEESNENYDWENKENHIDWQPEDEECTEATAGAVVLETCQRSSNNSTTTGTTNNNNNNNNNNNNNNNASSNGNGNNTSNNNNNGDMFCHTGLGHYGHHPDPGEVDLPPETQPTPPSATLVGTTITHLRDPDHHSTEIQNCDSVKIKFETLHTMDSSDTIDIDSHMSDRASVSSKNAADSDNMMMITPELLGLMPSGSSVHSDSGENNSRGHPGQSSSHHHGSKSWTQEDMDAALEALRNHDMSLTKASATFGIPSTTLWQRAHRLGIDTPKKDGPTKSWSDESLNSALEALRTGTISANKASKAFGIPSSTLYKIARREGIRLAAPFNASPTTWSPADLDRALEAIRSGQTSVQRASTEFGIPTGTLYGRCKREGIELSRSNPTPWSEDAMTEALEAVRLGHMSINQAAIHYNLPYSSLYGRFKRGKYEEPAVGEISQDGSSPHFHQSPSQNHSSAVPDQMPYQGS
- the LOC122570549 gene encoding uncharacterized protein LOC122570549 isoform X1, which translates into the protein MYARIYAHIVTTSVFTRVYNASFVVPMVEPRFHPFLFSREPCIRLRSAVAKRVSALRLLYSVSFIRAQTVFLFLFGRRKSYSLPRELLVDVRRLTVRGERALLSNTADLPLRRSPFPPLVLDALYHPSTERTCVVPLPSPCAAFLQRACHPPVFNPFPRSLGDWSGALARSLAPRVCSIALCPLPSTHPPQVCSSLYALERGLNPSLFVASANFAASSAATAAAATTTAATSSSSFSSSSSSVLALALALLLPLPLPLPLPLPLPPPALRRVLFISSLLRMPCALSTERRMPFHFRWASPRRRSGPARNYPLVLRGRNLLVHGFVWLFHDVDSTNADITSFSRRDFCAAFSSSSSSSSSPCSSSSPSSFCNSSSSSFPFYFSPFSSSHSSPSPPLPPPPLLLPSLSSPHPITLSPVSFSFPHPSSFSSISFSFSSSFATCSSFSSLSSTFSSSSPSSVLSSFRSFSIYLSLCFFFSLFLFFLPCHSYSLHRLFSIHSSNFSHFSLFPRFIFHFILFCLHRPPSVYIFTFSTRDRSSTEYRSQSLLKTADQLKIKGLCEVPESRDGPPSVSLSSPPREPGTPRINFTKLKRHHPRYKRPRTTFEPRATDSRHYDRYKEEESNENYDWENKENHIDWQPEDEECTEATAGAVVLETCQRSSNNSTTTGTTNNNNNNNNNNNNNNNASSNGNGNNTSNNNNNGLGHYGHHPDPGEVDLPPETQPTPPSATLVGTTITHLRDPDHHSTEIQNCDSVKIKFETLHTMDSSDTIDIDSHMSDRASVSSKNAADSDNMMMITPELLGLMPSGSSVHSDSGENNSRGHPGQSSSHHHGSKSWTQEDMDAALEALRNHDMSLTKASATFGIPSTTLWQRAHRLGIDTPKKDGPTKSWSDESLNSALEALRTGTISANKASKAFGIPSSTLYKIARREGIRLAAPFNASPTTWSPADLDRALEAIRSGQTSVQRASTEFGIPTGTLYGRCKREGIELSRSNPTPWSEDAMTEALEAVRLGHMSINQAAIHYNLPYSSLYGRFKRGKYEEPAVGEISQDGSSPHFHQSPSQNHSSAVPDQMPYQGS